The Paenibacillus sp. YPG26 genome includes a window with the following:
- a CDS encoding EAL domain-containing protein has translation MTILTYSIIADLIPFLFLFYMAVEVFLRQRSNPLHQLTMILTFSLGLIFLFDFLTIHSTVGDEADLYASLRFIASFLTMSLSLYFFCEIGRLGSRVVVRHTLCLLPMLGVFFVLIPMYGKPAIHMVQTAHGRITEFSGTFVLVLVALILYTLLVLPIIILIAHRKNRKNKLLIQERYRVRVILTGSTMTVALLIILMVISQLLKNADLYVFDSLSTYCVFPWIIAVRYSMVRFDFLATAGRRYELLYEMSHNGIALLDEKGVIVEMNQAFQSLLGFAPNKLKGRPFHTLLSESGAEQFVSLYPEYFENLKPFHTEGELKHLDGTLKFVEIHCDFLETNGKVLSFLVTQDITEQRNTQRELTELAYNDTLTGLGNRRLLQDRIKAALEDIHSSGGKIAIILIDLDQFKWINDTLGHSSGDLMLQQVASNLKRHLPRNCVITRLGGDEFAIMIADLKEEFEAVIHCNTLIEVFKEPFAVADKLYNVTASMGISIAPRDGTAIDTLLQNADMAMYEAKRAGRNQLYMFNKDLQEKADRYLAVYNGLSKAIAQNELTLHYQPQIDLQTRRVHGVEALLRWTSPELGPVSPAEFIPVAEDTGLILTIGDWVLQAAVHQAKYWVNRGYKHFVVSVNISAQQLRDPHLAVKIIELLRVEGLPARNLCLEITESTAIVDLETSQRLCKELTSLGITLALDDFGVGYSSLSMLNNLPLHYLKIDRSLVTNIAVSQRDSSVVGTIIELSRNLDMKVVAEGIETDEQLRLLEQLGCHEAQGYLCGRPMPADDLTRFLEGK, from the coding sequence ATGACTATTTTAACCTATTCGATCATAGCAGACCTGATTCCGTTCCTGTTCCTCTTTTATATGGCTGTTGAAGTATTCTTACGTCAGCGCAGCAACCCGCTCCACCAGTTGACTATGATTCTGACCTTCTCCCTGGGACTGATCTTTCTTTTTGACTTCCTGACCATACACTCCACCGTGGGTGATGAAGCCGATTTGTATGCCTCCCTCCGGTTCATAGCTTCCTTCCTGACCATGTCGCTCTCGCTCTATTTCTTCTGTGAGATTGGCAGGCTGGGATCAAGGGTGGTGGTTAGGCATACGCTCTGTCTGCTGCCCATGCTGGGTGTATTCTTTGTCTTGATTCCCATGTACGGCAAGCCTGCCATCCATATGGTCCAGACTGCCCATGGACGCATAACGGAGTTCAGCGGAACCTTCGTGCTGGTGCTTGTGGCTTTAATTTTATATACGCTGCTCGTGCTGCCTATCATTATCCTGATCGCCCACCGCAAGAATCGCAAAAACAAGCTGTTGATTCAGGAACGGTACCGGGTGCGTGTTATTCTTACCGGTTCCACCATGACCGTGGCGCTTCTGATAATCTTAATGGTAATCAGTCAGCTTCTCAAGAATGCCGACCTTTACGTATTTGACTCCTTGTCCACCTACTGTGTCTTTCCTTGGATTATTGCGGTCCGTTACTCCATGGTTCGCTTTGATTTCCTGGCAACGGCAGGCCGGCGTTATGAACTTCTCTACGAAATGTCTCATAATGGCATTGCCCTTCTGGACGAGAAAGGAGTCATTGTGGAGATGAACCAGGCCTTTCAAAGCCTGCTGGGATTTGCCCCCAACAAGCTGAAAGGGCGTCCCTTCCATACCCTCCTGTCTGAGAGTGGAGCCGAACAATTCGTCTCCCTCTATCCAGAGTATTTCGAGAACCTGAAGCCTTTTCACACCGAAGGTGAACTCAAACACCTGGACGGCACGCTAAAGTTCGTCGAGATCCACTGTGACTTCCTGGAGACGAATGGCAAGGTGCTTTCTTTCCTGGTTACCCAGGATATTACCGAGCAGAGGAACACCCAGCGTGAGCTGACTGAGCTGGCCTACAACGATACACTAACCGGCCTCGGGAACCGGAGATTACTGCAGGACCGAATAAAGGCTGCCCTTGAAGACATTCATTCCAGTGGTGGCAAAATCGCCATTATCTTGATCGATCTCGATCAATTCAAATGGATCAACGATACGCTCGGCCATTCTTCAGGAGATCTGATGCTCCAGCAGGTTGCCAGCAATCTGAAGAGACACCTGCCGCGGAACTGTGTAATTACAAGACTCGGAGGGGATGAATTCGCCATCATGATTGCAGATCTGAAGGAAGAATTCGAAGCGGTTATTCACTGCAATACTTTAATAGAGGTATTCAAGGAGCCCTTTGCGGTAGCGGACAAGCTGTATAATGTCACGGCAAGTATGGGAATCAGCATTGCGCCGCGTGATGGGACCGCGATTGATACCCTGCTTCAGAATGCGGATATGGCCATGTATGAAGCGAAGAGAGCTGGACGTAATCAGTTATATATGTTCAACAAGGATCTTCAAGAGAAGGCCGACCGGTATCTGGCCGTCTATAATGGACTCTCCAAAGCTATTGCCCAGAACGAGCTTACTTTGCACTATCAACCCCAGATTGACCTGCAGACCCGGCGGGTGCATGGAGTAGAAGCTCTATTGCGCTGGACCAGCCCGGAACTTGGGCCAGTATCGCCGGCTGAATTCATTCCCGTGGCGGAAGATACCGGGCTGATCCTGACCATTGGCGACTGGGTGCTCCAGGCTGCCGTTCATCAGGCTAAATATTGGGTGAACCGGGGCTACAAACATTTTGTGGTATCTGTAAATATTTCTGCCCAGCAGCTAAGAGATCCGCATTTGGCGGTGAAGATTATTGAGCTGCTCCGGGTAGAGGGCCTCCCCGCCCGGAACTTGTGTCTGGAAATAACCGAGAGTACGGCAATCGTCGACCTGGAAACTTCCCAGCGTCTGTGCAAGGAATTAACCAGCCTGGGTATCACACTGGCCCTGGATGACTTTGGTGTGGGATACTCCTCCCTAAGCATGCTGAATAACCTCCCGCTTCATTACCTGAAGATCGACCGGTCGCTGGTTACTAACATTGCTGTCAGTCAGCGGGACTCGTCCGTGGTAGGAACCATTATTGAGCTGTCCAGGAACCTGGATATGAAGGTCGTGGCGGAGGGAATCGAGACAGATGAACAGCTCCGGCTCCTGGAGCAGCTTGGCTGCCATGAGGCACAGGGCTACTTGTGCGGTAGACCTATGCCTGCAGATGACCTGACCCGGTTCCTTGAAGGTAAGTAA
- a CDS encoding GNAT family N-acetyltransferase: MLTIKRLHEVPMKLVLEAWERGFEGYYVDLSMPLQAFVARLTNEDLQLDLSSILLDGDKPIGINLNGIRSAKGRVTGWNGGIGIAPKYRGQGLGKLLMEESMKAYHEAGVHLATLEAFVQNKGAIKLYEKFGYAVKDKLLHMSSSDPVHLETESGMDSTLTTMTDMPIAASGLSFYNSTAAWQAQWQSAKGGQAIIVYLGGEPVGYAVYRQGYDPQGGLASIALYQCEVRPEQIGAQQIYKYMLGQVFDPGKGNARKVIVNLRASHTELVQVLRETGFAVGVELVYMEKVMNRV; this comes from the coding sequence ATGTTAACAATTAAGAGACTGCATGAGGTGCCGATGAAGCTGGTTCTGGAGGCTTGGGAGAGAGGTTTTGAGGGATATTATGTAGATTTGTCCATGCCTCTGCAGGCTTTCGTGGCAAGGTTAACGAATGAAGACCTGCAACTGGATTTATCAAGCATCCTGCTGGACGGAGATAAGCCAATCGGCATTAATCTTAATGGAATCCGTTCTGCCAAGGGCAGGGTAACCGGCTGGAACGGAGGGATCGGGATTGCTCCGAAGTACCGGGGGCAAGGCCTTGGCAAGCTCCTGATGGAAGAGAGCATGAAGGCATACCATGAGGCTGGGGTACATCTGGCAACACTGGAGGCTTTTGTCCAGAACAAGGGGGCCATTAAGCTGTATGAAAAGTTCGGTTATGCCGTCAAGGATAAGCTTCTGCATATGAGCAGCAGCGACCCTGTCCATCTGGAGACGGAATCGGGCATGGATTCCACCTTGACTACGATGACGGATATGCCGATCGCGGCATCGGGGCTGTCGTTCTATAATAGCACAGCCGCCTGGCAGGCTCAGTGGCAGAGTGCAAAGGGTGGACAGGCTATCATCGTCTATCTCGGCGGTGAACCGGTGGGCTACGCGGTATACAGACAGGGCTATGATCCGCAGGGCGGGCTCGCTTCAATCGCACTGTACCAATGCGAAGTTCGGCCAGAGCAGATCGGTGCTCAGCAGATATATAAGTATATGTTGGGTCAGGTGTTCGATCCGGGCAAAGGAAATGCCAGAAAGGTGATCGTCAATCTCCGGGCGAGCCATACGGAGCTGGTCCAGGTTCTGAGGGAAACGGGATTCGCCGTTGGAGTCGAGCTTGTATACATGGAGAAGGTGATGAACCGGGTCTAG
- a CDS encoding cold-shock protein, giving the protein MAQQGTVKWFNADKGFGFIEVEGGDDVFVHFSAITGEGFKTLDEGQRVEFNVVQGNRGPQAENVVKL; this is encoded by the coding sequence ATGGCACAACAAGGTACAGTTAAATGGTTTAACGCAGACAAAGGTTTCGGTTTCATCGAGGTTGAAGGTGGCGACGATGTATTCGTACACTTCTCCGCAATCACTGGCGAAGGATTCAAAACTTTGGACGAAGGCCAACGCGTTGAGTTCAACGTTGTTCAAGGCAACCGTGGACCACAAGCTGAGAACGTTGTAAAACTGTAA
- the infC gene encoding translation initiation factor IF-3 codes for MIMNEKIKASEVQLTGVDGEDLGIVPTVEALAMAKQLKVDLVCTSMMSSPPPCRLIPAGAAKQAAGQERRKSQPSKVKEIRLTARIEEHDYETKRQQAERILKSGDSVQLVVKISGKEGTAAKALLEELLRDLKPVGSPKSGIHVSGKQADVQVDPS; via the coding sequence ATGATCATGAATGAGAAAATAAAAGCTTCCGAGGTCCAGCTCACCGGTGTGGACGGTGAGGATCTCGGAATCGTGCCTACGGTTGAAGCGCTTGCCATGGCCAAGCAGCTTAAGGTGGATCTTGTCTGCACATCCATGATGAGCAGCCCGCCCCCTTGCCGCCTGATTCCGGCAGGAGCCGCGAAGCAGGCGGCTGGACAGGAACGCAGGAAGAGTCAACCTTCTAAGGTAAAGGAGATCCGGCTGACCGCCCGGATTGAAGAGCATGATTACGAGACGAAGAGGCAGCAGGCGGAGCGCATTCTGAAATCAGGGGACTCCGTTCAGCTTGTGGTTAAGATCTCCGGCAAGGAAGGAACTGCGGCCAAGGCGCTTCTGGAGGAGCTGCTGCGCGATCTGAAGCCGGTTGGGAGTCCAAAGTCAGGCATCCATGTAAGCGGTAAACAAGCGGATGTACAAGTAGATCCCAGCTAA